A single Cellulomonas sp. SLBN-39 DNA region contains:
- the nrdI gene encoding class Ib ribonucleoside-diphosphate reductase assembly flavoprotein NrdI: MRRTPVYYYSSASGLVRTFAERLDRPTANLAEREHRRSEVDGPWVLLTPSYKTGNDANDTIPEGVRRFLRSAHNRRLLVGVMGSGNRNFGAYYQKAAREVAARSGRPVLFEFELAGTRWDVEEAERILTALDEALDARHAS, translated from the coding sequence GTGCGTCGGACCCCCGTGTACTACTACTCGTCGGCCAGCGGGCTCGTGCGGACGTTCGCCGAGCGGCTGGACCGGCCGACGGCCAACCTCGCCGAGCGGGAGCACCGGCGCAGCGAGGTCGACGGGCCGTGGGTGCTGCTCACGCCGTCGTACAAGACCGGCAACGACGCGAACGACACGATCCCCGAGGGGGTGCGTCGCTTCCTGCGCTCCGCGCACAACCGGCGGCTGCTGGTGGGGGTGATGGGCTCGGGCAACCGCAACTTCGGCGCGTACTACCAGAAGGCGGCGCGCGAGGTCGCGGCCCGGTCCGGGCGGCCCGTGCTGTTCGAGTTCGAGCTGGCGGGCACGCGGTGGGACGTCGAGGAGGCCGAGCGCATCCTCACCGCGCTCGACGAGGCGCTCGACGCGCGCCACGCGTCCTGA
- a CDS encoding ABC transporter permease — translation MSTAHGTARRTAAPAVRLGLRRGVTEFGHMLRSPEDVGWNVVIGVALLVYLVANRDVMPGDVGVSMPNLALPGILASAIMFGMTMGPGFALATEVEDGTVLRLRATPHGTVTYSVGMLVAQALGAVPMLVILLAPWPLLLGDPMHQGPGGWLALVGWLLLGTLAVLPIGVVLGALAGRPSRVVPFGVAPVVALAFVSGVFAPPTWLPGWAQDVVQVFPLYWLAHGIRGTSLPPGAEALEIGGTWEPGLAVLVLGAWAVAGLVVAPLVLRRITSRQSASSLAARLQAHLQRTA, via the coding sequence ATGAGCACCGCGCACGGCACCGCTCGCCGCACCGCGGCGCCCGCCGTCCGGCTGGGCCTGCGCCGCGGCGTGACCGAGTTCGGGCACATGCTGCGCTCCCCCGAGGACGTCGGCTGGAACGTCGTCATCGGCGTCGCGCTCCTGGTCTACCTCGTCGCCAACCGCGACGTCATGCCCGGCGACGTCGGCGTGAGCATGCCGAACCTCGCGCTCCCCGGGATCCTGGCCTCGGCGATCATGTTCGGCATGACGATGGGACCGGGGTTCGCGCTGGCCACCGAGGTGGAGGACGGGACCGTGCTGCGGCTGCGCGCCACGCCGCACGGCACGGTCACCTACAGCGTCGGGATGCTCGTCGCGCAGGCGCTCGGCGCCGTGCCCATGCTGGTGATCCTGCTCGCCCCCTGGCCGCTGCTGCTGGGTGACCCGATGCACCAGGGACCCGGCGGCTGGCTGGCCCTGGTCGGCTGGCTGCTGCTCGGCACGCTCGCGGTGCTGCCGATCGGCGTCGTGCTGGGTGCGCTGGCCGGGCGCCCGTCCCGGGTCGTGCCGTTCGGCGTCGCCCCGGTGGTGGCGCTGGCCTTCGTCTCGGGGGTGTTCGCGCCGCCCACGTGGCTGCCGGGCTGGGCCCAGGACGTCGTGCAGGTGTTCCCGCTCTACTGGCTGGCGCACGGGATCCGCGGGACGAGCCTGCCCCCGGGCGCGGAGGCGCTGGAGATCGGCGGCACCTGGGAGCCCGGCCTGGCCGTGCTGGTGCTCGGCGCGTGGGCCGTGGCCGGCCTCGTCGTCGCCCCGCTCGTGCTGCGCCGCATCACGTCCCGGCAGAGCGCGTCGTCGCTGGCCGCGCGCCTGCAGGCGCACCTGCAGCGGACGGCCTGA
- a CDS encoding 1-aminocyclopropane-1-carboxylate deaminase, translating to MPTLADHARYPLLLGPSPVHRLDRLTQTLGGAAVWAKREDVSSGIAYGGNKTRKLEYLVADALAQGCDTLVSIGGVQSNHTRQVAAVAARAGLACVLVQESWVDWPDPVYDKVGNILLSRLAGAEVRLVRAGFDIGFKESWEQALADVVARGGKPYAIPAGASDHPLGGLGFASWAHEVAAQEAELGVFFDTVVVCSVTGSTQAGMVAGFARLEEQGARPRRVLGVDASAKPAQTRDQVLRIAQRTGALIGLERELTPDDVELDERFHAGTYGIPDETTLDAMRLAARTEGMITDPVYEGKSMAATIELVRSREIDPGATVLYAHLGGQPALNAYSALFS from the coding sequence ATGCCCACGCTCGCCGACCACGCCCGCTACCCGCTGCTCCTCGGCCCCTCACCCGTGCACCGCCTCGACCGCCTCACGCAGACCCTCGGCGGCGCCGCGGTGTGGGCCAAGCGCGAGGACGTCAGCTCGGGGATCGCCTACGGCGGCAACAAGACCCGCAAGCTCGAGTACCTCGTGGCCGACGCCCTCGCGCAGGGCTGCGACACGCTCGTCTCCATCGGCGGCGTCCAGTCCAACCACACGCGCCAGGTCGCCGCGGTCGCCGCCCGCGCGGGCCTGGCCTGCGTGCTCGTCCAGGAGTCGTGGGTCGACTGGCCCGACCCCGTGTACGACAAGGTCGGCAACATCCTGCTCTCGCGGCTCGCCGGTGCGGAGGTCCGCCTCGTGCGCGCCGGCTTCGACATCGGGTTCAAGGAGTCGTGGGAGCAGGCGCTCGCCGACGTCGTCGCGCGCGGCGGGAAGCCCTACGCCATCCCGGCCGGGGCGTCGGACCACCCGCTGGGCGGGCTCGGGTTCGCGTCGTGGGCGCACGAGGTCGCGGCGCAGGAGGCCGAGCTCGGCGTCTTCTTCGACACCGTCGTCGTCTGCTCGGTGACGGGGTCGACGCAGGCGGGGATGGTCGCGGGGTTCGCGCGCCTGGAGGAGCAGGGCGCGCGCCCGCGCCGCGTGCTCGGCGTCGACGCGTCCGCCAAGCCCGCGCAGACCCGTGACCAGGTGCTGCGCATCGCGCAGCGCACCGGTGCGCTCATCGGGCTGGAGCGCGAGCTCACGCCCGACGACGTCGAGCTCGACGAGCGCTTCCACGCGGGCACCTACGGGATCCCCGACGAGACGACCCTGGACGCGATGCGCCTGGCCGCCCGGACCGAGGGCATGATCACCGACCCCGTGTACGAGGGTAAGTCGATGGCCGCCACGATCGAGCTGGTCCGCAGCCGCGAGATCGACCCGGGCGCGACGGTCCTCTACGCCCACCTCGGCGGGCAGCCGGCGCTCAACGCGTACAGCGCGCTGTTCTCCTGA
- a CDS encoding TIGR04053 family radical SAM/SPASM domain-containing protein, translating into MQRSAHGPVVRTVRHDPADRPLLVIWEATRACALSCVHCRAEAQPLRHPRELTTDEATDLMAQVASFGRPSPIFVITGGDCFEREDLAELVRRGREMGLAVAVSPSGTAKLDRAALVRLQEAGVTAMSLSLDGASAAVHDGFRRVPGTFDRTVQAWATARELGLKVQVNSTMSSRTVHELPDLAALVRAQGAMTWSAFMLVPMGRGTDLGALSAQQAEDVMNYLYDLGPHLPVKTTEGHHFRRVSLQRAVLAERGVDHVAALGLGELYAELTERTAAFGWGEGDRRRRPPVNVNAGYGFVFVSHVGTVHPSGFLPVAAGDVREQPLPDIYRTSALFTGLRDSSRLTGRCGSCEFGRVCGGSRSRAYASGGDVHGEDPLCGYVPGSFPFPEDVAQLLSA; encoded by the coding sequence ATGCAGCGCAGCGCCCACGGCCCCGTCGTCCGCACCGTCCGCCACGACCCGGCCGACCGGCCGCTCCTCGTCATCTGGGAGGCCACCCGCGCGTGCGCGCTGTCGTGCGTGCACTGCCGGGCCGAGGCTCAGCCGCTGCGGCACCCGCGCGAGCTCACGACGGACGAGGCGACGGACCTCATGGCGCAGGTCGCGTCGTTCGGGCGCCCGTCGCCGATCTTCGTCATCACCGGCGGCGACTGCTTCGAGCGTGAGGACCTCGCCGAGCTGGTGCGCCGCGGCCGCGAGATGGGCCTGGCGGTGGCCGTGTCCCCGTCCGGGACCGCGAAGCTCGACCGGGCGGCGCTCGTGCGGCTGCAGGAGGCCGGCGTCACGGCGATGTCGCTGTCGCTGGACGGCGCGAGCGCGGCCGTGCACGACGGGTTCCGCCGCGTGCCGGGCACGTTCGACCGGACGGTGCAGGCCTGGGCGACGGCGCGCGAGCTGGGGCTGAAGGTGCAGGTCAACTCGACGATGTCGTCACGGACCGTGCACGAGCTGCCCGACCTGGCGGCGCTGGTGCGCGCGCAGGGCGCCATGACGTGGAGCGCGTTCATGCTCGTGCCGATGGGCCGCGGCACGGACCTGGGGGCGCTCAGCGCGCAGCAGGCCGAGGACGTCATGAACTACCTGTACGACCTGGGCCCGCACCTGCCGGTCAAGACGACGGAGGGGCACCACTTCCGCCGCGTCTCGCTGCAGCGCGCCGTGCTGGCCGAGCGGGGCGTGGACCACGTGGCCGCGCTCGGGCTGGGCGAGCTGTACGCCGAGCTGACGGAGCGGACGGCGGCGTTCGGGTGGGGCGAGGGCGACAGGCGGCGGCGACCGCCCGTCAACGTCAACGCCGGGTACGGGTTCGTGTTCGTCTCGCACGTGGGCACCGTGCACCCGTCGGGGTTCCTGCCGGTGGCCGCGGGCGACGTGCGCGAGCAGCCGCTGCCCGACATCTACCGCACGTCCGCGCTGTTCACGGGCCTGCGCGACTCCTCCCGCCTGACGGGCCGGTGCGGGTCGTGCGAGTTCGGGCGGGTGTGCGGCGGCTCGCGGTCACGGGCGTACGCGTCGGGCGGCGACGTCCACGGCGAGGACCCGCTGTGCGGGTACGTGCCGGGGTCGTTCCCGTTCCCCGAGGACGTCGCCCAGCTCCTCTCGGCCTGA
- a CDS encoding helix-turn-helix transcriptional regulator codes for MAQTGGETVHNRISVLRAERGVSRRELADALGVHYQTVGYLERGEYSPSLHLALRIAAFFDVPVEVVFALEPFARIGAPAE; via the coding sequence GTGGCGCAGACCGGCGGCGAGACCGTCCACAACCGCATCAGCGTGCTGCGCGCGGAGCGCGGGGTCAGCCGGCGCGAGCTCGCCGACGCGCTCGGGGTGCACTACCAGACCGTGGGGTACCTGGAGCGGGGCGAGTACAGCCCGTCGCTGCACCTCGCGCTGCGGATCGCCGCGTTCTTCGACGTGCCCGTCGAGGTCGTGTTCGCGCTGGAGCCGTTCGCGCGGATCGGCGCACCGGCCGAGTGA
- a CDS encoding ABC transporter ATP-binding protein produces MTRPAIRASGLRMSYGGRRVLDDLALTVGTGEVVALLGPNGAGKTTTVEILEGFRRRDAGTVEVLGTDPAHGDEAWRARVGVVLQSWRDHKRWRVRALLDQLGAAYRPYGATRPRPTDELLARVGLESAAGQRVGTLSGGQRRRLDVAVGLVGRPEVLFLDEPTAGLDPAARREFHELLHEVVDDGATVLLTTHDLAEAETVADRILLLVDGRLVADGSPEQLARDVAGPSEVRWTVGGVRHVHATTDPVAFSRALLTGPDDVEEIEVRHATLEDAYLALVHASDQEEHR; encoded by the coding sequence ATGACGCGACCAGCCATCCGCGCCAGCGGCCTGCGCATGTCGTACGGCGGCCGGCGCGTGCTCGACGACCTCGCGCTGACCGTCGGCACGGGCGAGGTCGTCGCGCTCCTCGGCCCCAACGGCGCGGGCAAGACCACCACCGTCGAGATCCTCGAGGGCTTCCGCCGCCGCGACGCCGGCACCGTCGAGGTGCTGGGCACGGACCCGGCGCACGGCGACGAGGCCTGGCGGGCGCGCGTCGGCGTGGTGCTGCAGTCCTGGCGGGACCACAAGCGGTGGCGGGTGCGCGCGCTGCTCGACCAGCTCGGCGCCGCCTACCGCCCGTACGGCGCGACCCGCCCCCGCCCCACCGACGAGCTGCTCGCCCGCGTGGGCCTGGAGTCCGCCGCCGGGCAGCGCGTGGGCACCCTGTCCGGCGGCCAGCGCCGCCGCCTCGACGTCGCCGTCGGCCTCGTCGGGCGCCCCGAGGTGCTGTTCCTCGACGAGCCCACCGCCGGCCTCGACCCCGCCGCCCGCCGCGAGTTCCACGAGCTGCTGCACGAGGTCGTCGACGACGGCGCCACCGTCCTGCTCACCACGCACGACCTCGCCGAGGCCGAGACCGTCGCCGACCGGATCCTGCTGCTCGTCGACGGCCGGCTCGTCGCCGACGGCAGCCCCGAGCAGCTCGCCCGCGACGTCGCCGGCCCGAGCGAGGTGCGCTGGACCGTCGGCGGCGTGCGGCACGTGCACGCCACCACCGACCCCGTCGCGTTCAGCCGGGCGCTGCTCACCGGCCCCGACGACGTCGAGGAGATCGAGGTCCGGCACGCGACGCTCGAGGACGCCTACCTCGCGCTCGTCCACGCGTCCGACCAGGAGGAGCACCGATGA
- a CDS encoding polyphosphate polymerase domain-containing protein, whose translation MSRLVDLRTHVPTLTPTTGRPAVLDAFTTIGLDELLERASLQTRVDRKYVVPRAALDGLLGGLDASTRLLRIGGDDTFAYESVYFDTADLASYLGAARRRRRRFKVRTRTYVDSDECFVEVKTRGPRGATVKNRLPYDPDDRDRLTTEAMGFAGDVLDDMDVPAPDDTLFTPTLISRYRRTTFLLPGGAADPWSRPVPDARMTVDTDLSWTTLGPEGVRTLPVPHLVVVETKTGSTPSTADRLLWRHGHRPVRISKYGTGMAALHPHLPATPWRRVLATHVTTPPTPR comes from the coding sequence GTGAGCCGCCTCGTGGACCTGCGCACGCACGTGCCGACGCTCACGCCGACGACGGGACGCCCGGCGGTGCTCGACGCCTTCACCACCATCGGCCTCGACGAGCTGCTCGAGCGGGCGAGCCTGCAGACCCGGGTCGACCGCAAGTACGTGGTGCCGCGGGCGGCCCTGGACGGGCTGCTCGGCGGCCTGGACGCGAGCACGCGGCTGCTGCGGATCGGCGGCGACGACACCTTCGCGTACGAGTCCGTGTACTTCGACACGGCGGACCTCGCCAGCTACCTCGGGGCGGCCCGGCGGCGCCGGCGGCGCTTCAAGGTCCGCACCCGCACGTACGTCGACTCCGACGAGTGCTTCGTCGAGGTCAAGACCCGCGGCCCCCGCGGCGCGACCGTGAAGAACCGGCTGCCGTACGACCCCGACGACCGGGACCGGCTCACGACGGAGGCCATGGGCTTCGCCGGCGACGTGCTGGACGACATGGACGTGCCGGCCCCGGACGACACCCTGTTCACCCCGACCCTCATCAGCCGGTACCGCCGCACGACGTTCCTGCTGCCGGGCGGTGCCGCCGACCCGTGGTCGCGGCCCGTGCCGGACGCCCGCATGACCGTCGACACGGACCTGAGCTGGACGACGCTCGGCCCCGAGGGCGTGCGGACCCTGCCCGTCCCGCACCTGGTGGTCGTCGAGACGAAGACGGGCTCGACCCCGTCCACCGCCGACCGCCTGCTGTGGCGGCACGGCCACCGGCCCGTGCGGATCTCGAAGTACGGCACCGGCATGGCCGCCCTGCACCCGCACCTGCCCGCGACGCCGTGGCGGCGCGTGCTCGCCACGCACGTCACGACGCCGCCCACCCCGCGCTGA
- a CDS encoding cobalamin-independent methionine synthase II family protein, translating to MTTIATTHAGSLPRTPELIAANAARAAGEQRPDWDEFLQAQVVALVQRQVDLGITVPGDGEYGKAMSSTVDFGAWWSYSFQRTGGLSLDTSMDWAVGRHLSTPGRLRTTGFVHRRDHQRFAAAYEDPTSGVMSGEAPTNFPKATGPLTYTGHDAIAADVANMRAALDATGATSGFLTSLAPGSAARLADEHYGDDRAYLFAWADVLREEYRAIIDAGLVLQVDDPSIAENWDQIEPEPSLDDYLAFTQLRVDALNHALRGLPKDRIRFHLCWGSWHGPHTTDLPMKDIVGTMLQVQAGAFSFEAANVRHEHEYRVWDDVELPAGAVILPGVVSHATNVVEHPELVAERIERFASRVGPENVVASTDCGLGGRVHPQIAWAKLESLAEGARIASSRLA from the coding sequence GTGACCACCATCGCCACCACGCACGCCGGCTCGCTGCCCCGCACGCCCGAGCTCATCGCCGCCAACGCGGCCCGCGCCGCCGGCGAGCAGCGGCCCGACTGGGACGAGTTCCTGCAGGCGCAGGTGGTGGCGCTCGTACAGCGCCAGGTCGACCTGGGCATCACGGTCCCCGGCGACGGCGAGTACGGCAAGGCCATGAGCAGCACCGTCGACTTCGGCGCGTGGTGGTCCTACTCGTTCCAGCGCACCGGCGGGCTCTCGCTGGACACGTCCATGGACTGGGCCGTCGGGCGCCACCTGTCGACGCCTGGCCGCCTGCGCACCACCGGCTTCGTGCACCGTCGCGACCACCAGCGCTTCGCCGCGGCGTACGAGGACCCGACGTCCGGCGTCATGTCGGGCGAGGCCCCGACGAACTTCCCGAAGGCGACCGGCCCCCTCACCTACACGGGCCACGACGCCATCGCGGCCGACGTCGCGAACATGCGCGCCGCGCTCGACGCGACCGGCGCGACGTCGGGCTTCCTCACCTCGCTGGCCCCGGGCTCGGCGGCGCGGCTGGCAGACGAGCACTACGGCGACGACCGGGCGTACCTGTTCGCGTGGGCCGACGTGCTGCGCGAGGAGTACCGGGCGATCATCGACGCCGGCCTCGTGCTCCAGGTCGACGACCCCTCGATCGCCGAGAACTGGGACCAGATCGAGCCCGAACCGTCCCTCGACGACTACCTGGCCTTCACCCAGCTGCGGGTCGACGCGCTCAACCACGCGCTGCGCGGCCTGCCGAAGGACCGCATCCGGTTCCACCTGTGCTGGGGCTCCTGGCACGGCCCGCACACCACCGACCTGCCGATGAAGGACATCGTCGGCACGATGCTGCAGGTGCAGGCCGGGGCGTTCTCGTTCGAGGCCGCGAACGTGCGGCACGAGCACGAGTACCGCGTCTGGGACGACGTGGAGCTGCCCGCGGGCGCCGTGATCCTGCCCGGCGTCGTCTCGCACGCGACCAACGTGGTCGAGCACCCCGAGCTGGTGGCCGAGCGGATCGAGCGGTTCGCGTCCCGCGTGGGCCCCGAGAACGTCGTGGCCTCGACGGACTGCGGGCTCGGCGGCCGGGTCCACCCCCAGATCGCCTGGGCCAAGCTCGAGTCCCTGGCCGAGGGCGCCCGGATCGCCTCGTCCCGCCTCGCCTGA
- a CDS encoding isoamylase early set domain-containing protein, with amino-acid sequence MLKKSRSARSATCTLTFALPAHTVEGPVSVVGTFNGWTPGEHVLRRRSNGTVSASVTVPAGSQVRFRYLGPQGLWFDDADADEITPDGSVVLV; translated from the coding sequence GTGCTGAAGAAGTCCCGGTCCGCGCGATCGGCCACGTGCACGCTGACCTTCGCCCTGCCCGCGCACACCGTCGAGGGACCGGTGAGCGTCGTCGGCACGTTCAACGGCTGGACGCCGGGCGAGCACGTGCTGCGCCGCCGCTCCAACGGCACCGTCAGCGCCTCGGTCACCGTCCCCGCCGGCTCCCAGGTCCGGTTCCGCTACCTGGGCCCGCAGGGGCTGTGGTTCGACGACGCCGACGCCGACGAGATCACCCCCGACGGGTCCGTCGTCCTGGTCTGA
- a CDS encoding DUF4956 domain-containing protein encodes MPDYALFAADLVAVTILTFALYFPRHRRRDLVVAYLGVNVGVLAVSAALGSSTVGAGLGLGLFGVLSIIRLRSTELAQSEVAYYFSALALGLIGGLGVTSPAMGLGLMALILVTIAVGDHPRLLRRYRSQTIVLDQAFADETSLVAHLERLLGARVHAASVQRLDLVNDTTWVDVRYSLHGRAVAAPVAEQPAPAVVVAR; translated from the coding sequence GTGCCCGACTACGCCCTCTTCGCGGCCGACCTGGTCGCCGTCACCATCCTCACCTTCGCGCTGTACTTCCCGCGGCACCGGCGCCGCGACCTCGTCGTCGCCTACCTGGGCGTCAACGTCGGCGTGCTCGCCGTGTCGGCCGCGCTCGGGTCGAGCACGGTGGGTGCGGGGCTCGGGCTCGGGCTGTTCGGCGTGCTGTCGATCATCCGCCTGCGGTCCACCGAGCTGGCGCAGAGCGAGGTGGCCTACTACTTCTCGGCGCTGGCGCTCGGTCTCATCGGCGGGCTCGGCGTGACGTCGCCGGCGATGGGCCTGGGCCTGATGGCCCTCATCCTCGTGACCATCGCGGTCGGCGACCACCCGCGCCTGCTGCGCCGGTACCGGTCGCAGACCATCGTGCTCGACCAGGCGTTCGCCGACGAGACGTCCCTGGTGGCCCACCTCGAGCGCCTGCTGGGCGCCCGCGTCCATGCCGCGAGCGTGCAGCGCCTCGACCTCGTCAACGACACCACCTGGGTCGACGTCCGCTACTCGTTGCACGGACGTGCAGTCGCGGCGCCGGTCGCCGAGCAGCCCGCACCCGCCGTGGTGGTGGCCCGGTGA
- a CDS encoding VOC family protein: MVQLNPYLGFRDTAREAMTFYASVLGGEPTFRTFGDGGMSTDPADADKILHSELRLPDGGVLMASDAPSSMTDLPSESSITVSLSGGPEDSERLHGVFARLAEGGTHVMPLDTAPWGDEFGMCTDRFGTGWMVSVAAAPAD; this comes from the coding sequence ATGGTCCAGCTCAACCCCTATCTCGGCTTCCGCGACACCGCACGCGAGGCCATGACGTTCTACGCCTCCGTGCTGGGCGGCGAGCCCACGTTCCGCACGTTCGGCGACGGGGGGATGTCGACCGACCCGGCCGACGCGGACAAGATCCTGCACTCCGAGCTGCGCCTGCCCGACGGCGGCGTGCTCATGGCCTCGGACGCACCGTCGTCCATGACGGACCTGCCGAGCGAGTCGTCGATCACGGTGTCCCTGAGCGGCGGCCCCGAGGACTCCGAGCGGCTGCACGGGGTGTTCGCACGGCTCGCCGAGGGCGGCACGCACGTGATGCCGCTCGACACGGCCCCGTGGGGCGACGAGTTCGGCATGTGCACCGACCGCTTCGGCACCGGGTGGATGGTGAGCGTGGCAGCCGCGCCGGCCGACTGA
- a CDS encoding M20/M25/M40 family metallo-hydrolase, translating to MSARRTTTLAGVVALALGMGAIAAPPALAHGRGGGTSPERFAQQISTRAVMRHLEAFERVAERNDGNRAALTSGYEDSARYVERTLRKAGYTTTRDPFTFDQEIVEAASLTVTGGATYEVDQMEFAPSTAEGGVTAPVSVPADPLGCAPEAWAGVDVAGTIAVVSRGTCPFATKATVAEAAGAVGVVVYNNTTGMLFGTLGAEGLVTVPVAGATQADGQAIVAAAAAGPVEVTLDTRFRTETAESFNVIAETRKGRDDNVVMLGAHLDSVEDGAGINDNGTGSAVVLEVAVQLAKQKKLNNTVRFAWWGAEELGLIGSTAYVEELATQEGELDRIATYLNFDMVGSPNYVIGVYDADESTYPAPVPVPDGSVATEEVFTGWFDSIDQPWVDSQFSGRSDYQAFIVNGVPASGLFTGADGSKTEEEVALFGGTAGIPYDPNYHTPEDDLANVDRTALGIMAKAVGFATASLAQDTSAINGVSGPGDQGGHGKPWKPGKGRHGDGEGARLFEDAA from the coding sequence GTGTCAGCTCGACGCACCACCACCCTCGCGGGCGTCGTCGCGCTCGCGCTCGGGATGGGCGCGATCGCCGCGCCGCCCGCGCTCGCGCACGGCCGAGGCGGCGGCACGTCGCCGGAGAGGTTCGCCCAGCAGATCAGCACCCGCGCGGTCATGAGGCACCTGGAGGCGTTCGAGCGGGTCGCCGAGCGCAACGACGGCAACCGCGCGGCGCTGACCAGCGGGTACGAGGACAGCGCGCGGTACGTGGAGCGCACCTTGCGCAAGGCGGGGTACACCACCACCCGCGACCCGTTCACGTTCGACCAGGAGATCGTCGAGGCCGCCTCGCTGACGGTGACCGGCGGCGCGACCTACGAGGTCGACCAGATGGAGTTCGCCCCCAGCACCGCCGAGGGCGGCGTGACCGCACCGGTGTCGGTGCCGGCTGACCCGCTCGGCTGCGCCCCGGAGGCGTGGGCCGGCGTCGACGTGGCGGGGACGATCGCCGTGGTCAGCCGCGGCACGTGCCCCTTCGCCACCAAGGCCACCGTCGCGGAGGCCGCCGGCGCGGTCGGCGTGGTCGTCTACAACAACACCACGGGCATGCTCTTCGGCACGCTCGGCGCCGAGGGGCTCGTGACCGTCCCGGTCGCGGGGGCCACGCAGGCCGACGGCCAGGCGATCGTCGCCGCGGCCGCCGCCGGGCCCGTCGAGGTCACCCTCGACACGCGCTTCCGGACCGAGACCGCGGAGAGCTTCAACGTCATCGCCGAGACCCGCAAGGGCCGCGACGACAACGTCGTCATGCTCGGCGCGCACCTCGACAGCGTCGAGGACGGTGCGGGCATCAACGACAACGGCACCGGCTCCGCGGTGGTGCTCGAGGTCGCCGTGCAGCTGGCCAAGCAGAAGAAGCTCAACAACACCGTGCGGTTCGCGTGGTGGGGCGCCGAGGAGCTCGGCCTCATCGGCTCGACCGCGTACGTCGAGGAGCTCGCGACGCAGGAGGGGGAGCTCGACCGCATCGCGACGTACCTGAACTTCGACATGGTCGGCTCGCCGAACTACGTCATCGGCGTGTACGACGCGGACGAGTCGACCTACCCGGCGCCCGTCCCGGTGCCCGACGGGTCGGTGGCCACGGAGGAGGTCTTCACCGGCTGGTTCGACAGCATCGACCAGCCGTGGGTCGACTCGCAGTTCTCGGGCCGCTCCGACTACCAGGCGTTCATCGTCAACGGCGTGCCCGCGTCCGGCCTGTTCACGGGCGCGGACGGGTCCAAGACGGAGGAGGAGGTGGCGCTGTTCGGCGGCACCGCGGGCATCCCGTACGACCCGAACTACCACACGCCCGAGGACGACCTGGCGAACGTCGACCGGACCGCGCTCGGCATCATGGCCAAGGCCGTCGGGTTCGCGACGGCGAGCCTGGCGCAGGACACGTCGGCGATCAACGGCGTCTCCGGCCCGGGCGACCAGGGCGGCCACGGCAAGCCGTGGAAGCCCGGCAAGGGGCGGCACGGGGACGGCGAGGGTGCGCGCCTCTTCGAGGACGCCGCCTGA
- a CDS encoding GntR family transcriptional regulator, protein MTTAARKPLLREVATERLRDAIVAGDLAPGEVVKDAQLAQRLGMTVAPVRDALARLADEGLVESKPQSHTRVTPLVLRTVRDALAVLQVVHELVAREAADLVTEADLVAMRAANTRFRSAAAAGDVEAAVAADDALHGVLVDRCGNRAARATIARWTPLVRRIERRRFTPTHGAESADRHDELIAACAAHDPDAAAAITRTIWASI, encoded by the coding sequence GTGACGACCGCCGCCCGCAAGCCCCTGCTGCGCGAGGTCGCGACCGAGCGCCTGCGCGACGCCATCGTCGCCGGCGACCTCGCGCCCGGCGAGGTGGTCAAGGACGCCCAGCTCGCGCAGCGCCTCGGCATGACCGTGGCCCCCGTCCGCGACGCGCTCGCCCGGCTGGCCGACGAGGGCCTGGTCGAGTCCAAGCCGCAGAGCCACACCCGCGTGACACCGCTCGTGCTGCGGACGGTGCGGGACGCGCTGGCGGTGCTCCAGGTGGTGCACGAGCTGGTGGCGCGCGAGGCCGCCGACCTGGTCACGGAGGCCGACCTGGTGGCGATGCGCGCGGCGAACACGCGGTTCCGGTCCGCGGCGGCCGCGGGCGACGTGGAGGCCGCGGTCGCGGCGGACGACGCGCTGCACGGCGTGCTCGTGGACCGCTGCGGCAACCGTGCGGCCCGCGCCACGATCGCCCGGTGGACGCCGCTCGTGCGCCGCATCGAGCGCCGCCGGTTCACCCCCACGCACGGCGCGGAGTCCGCCGACCGGCACGACGAGCTCATCGCCGCGTGCGCTGCGCACGACCCGGACGCGGCCGCCGCGATCACCCGCACCATCTGGGCCTCCATCTAG